A window of Drosophila subobscura isolate 14011-0131.10 chromosome E, UCBerk_Dsub_1.0, whole genome shotgun sequence contains these coding sequences:
- the LOC117890270 gene encoding protein crossbronx-like produces the protein MWFSCNNADQCAVVRQGYQVLAEYHLIEQEQLKNIYAIPSYASALHWYGIIFIHSGFYAESMFRFSIMLPENFPNVASLPTVIFTTACYHPHIRPQTQSLDLSPFFTEWRKDYHHVWHLLKYIQAIFADPESSICSCVTPSGERMYMEEANNMEALTILSTDRTAFISKVQQLAAFTREHIYDSPTSNDPHYIVVEPFCSEQHEKVMEQLKSPSWKEATCIDTLPPAQCLACIDSSRQMDEEEANQVAKLSAMNGRLKHPKLQRY, from the coding sequence ATGTGGTTTAGCTGTAACAACGCAGATCAGTGCGCTGTCGTCCGTCAGGGCTACCAGGTGCTGGCCGAATACCATCTGatcgagcaggagcagctgaagaacATCTATGCCATACCCAGCTACGCCAGTGCACTGCACTGGTACGGCATTATCTTCATTCACAGCGGATTCTATGCGGAGAGCATGTTCCGCTTCTCCATAATGCTGCCGGAGAACTTTCCGAACGTTGCCAGCCTGCCCACGGTCATATTTACAACTGCTTGCTACCATCCACACATTCGGCCGCAGACCCAAAGCCTGGACCTGTCGCCCTTCTTCACGGAGTGGCGGAAGGATTACCACCATGTCTGGCACTTGCTCAAGTATATTCAGGCCATCTTCGCCGATCCCGAGAGCAGCATCTGCTCCTGCGTTACTCCCTCCGGCGAGAGAATGTACATGGAGGAAGCGAACAACATGGAAGCCTTGACCATACTCTCCACCGACCGAACTGCATTCATTAGCAAAGTGCAACAACTGGCTGCATTCACCAGGGAACACATATACGACTCGCCAACATCCAATGATCCACACTACATTGTCGTCGAACCCTTCTGTTCGGAGCAGCACGAGAAGGTTATGGAGCAGCTGAAGAGTCCCAGCTGGAAGGAGGCGACCTGTATTGACACTCTCCCGCCAGCTCAGTGTTTGGCGTGCATCGACTCATCCAGGCAAATGGATGAAGAGGAAGCCAATCAGGTTGCCAAACTTTCCGCCATGAATGGCCGCTTGAAGCACCCAAAATTGCAGCGTTATTAG